The Gouania willdenowi chromosome 7, fGouWil2.1, whole genome shotgun sequence genome includes a window with the following:
- the LOC114467289 gene encoding carbohydrate sulfotransferase 11-like isoform X3 yields MDMLAAQRSLQGRRELLEQACLGHTRKRRVLSPEDLKHLIVDDKHSLIYCYVPKVACTNWKRILMVLTNGGRYSDPLDIPANEAHVTGNLRTLSEFTVPEINHRLRSYLKFIFVRDPFERLVSAYRNKFTRSYNTAFHKRYGTKIIRRHRKDPEPEALQKGDDVAFHEFVQYLVDPRTQREEPFNEHWERVHTLCHPCLIHYDVVGKYETLEPDAQAVLRLAGVENLLHFPTSGKSTRTDGNMAARFFKHISPLYQKKLFNLYRMDFLLFNYSMPDYLRS; encoded by the exons ATGGACATGTTGGCAGCTCAGAGGTCTCTCCAAGGCCGCCGGGAGCTGCTAGAGCAGGCATGTCTGGGCCACACCAGGAAGAGGCGCGTGCTGTCACCCGAGGACCTGAAGCACCTCATTGTGGACGACAAACACAGCCTCATTTACTGCTACGTACCCAAG GTGGCTTGTACCAATTGGAAACGCATCCTCATGGTCCTTACCAACGGTGGCCGCTACTCTGACCCTCTTGACATCCCCGCCAATGAGGCCCATGTCACAGGGAACCTTAGAACTCTCTCAGAGTTCACGGTTCCAGAGATCAACCACCGCCTGCGCAGCTACCTTAAATTCATCTTTGTGCGGGATCCCTTTGAGCGGCTGGTCTCAGCCTACAGGAACAAGTTCACGCGTAGCTATAACACTGCCTTCCATAAACGCTACGGGACAAAGATCATCAGGCGGCACCGGAAGGACCCCGAGCCCGAAGCCCTGCAGAAAGGGGATGACGTTGCTTTCCACGAGTTTGTGCAGTACCTTGTTGATCCTCGCACACAGCGGGAGGAGCCCTTTAATGAGCACTGGGAGCGGGTTCACACGCTCTGCCATCCCTGCCTGATCCACTACGACGTGGTGGGGAAGTACGAGACGCTGGAGCCGGACGCCCAGGCTGTGCTCAGATTAGCCGGAGTGGAGAATTTACTTCATTTCCCAACGTCCGGGAAGAGCACCAGGACTGATGGCAACATGGCAGCGCGCTTCTTTAAGCACATTAGTCCTCTGTACCAGAAGAAACTCTTCAACCTGTACCGGATGGACTTCCTGCTGTTCAACTACTCCATGCCGGATTATCTCAGGTCTTGA